The following are encoded together in the Mumia sp. Pv4-285 genome:
- a CDS encoding TetR/AcrR family transcriptional regulator: protein MTETTTTAPRPRGGRLPRSARRAQLLEAAREIFVDNGYHAAAMDDIAERAGVSKPVLYQHFPGKLELYLALLDTACDTVVEAVREALASTDDNKARVQATIDVFYSYVASDQAAFRLVFESDITNDPEVRRRVDRVNSETASAIAVVIHEDTALPEVAAELLAMSLVGMAHVSARYWLDQGSAMTKEEAVAMVSMLSWRGIGGFPRTDEPEAD, encoded by the coding sequence GTGACCGAGACCACTACGACTGCCCCCCGCCCTCGCGGCGGCCGTCTTCCTCGCAGCGCCCGGCGAGCCCAGCTCCTCGAGGCCGCCCGCGAGATCTTCGTCGACAACGGCTACCACGCGGCGGCGATGGACGACATCGCCGAGCGTGCCGGAGTGAGCAAGCCGGTCCTCTACCAGCACTTCCCGGGCAAGCTCGAGCTCTACCTCGCGCTGCTCGACACCGCGTGCGACACCGTCGTGGAGGCGGTGCGCGAGGCGCTCGCCTCGACCGACGACAACAAGGCGCGGGTGCAGGCGACGATCGACGTCTTCTACAGCTACGTGGCGAGCGACCAGGCTGCGTTCCGGCTGGTCTTCGAGTCGGACATCACGAACGACCCCGAGGTACGCCGCCGCGTCGACCGCGTCAACAGCGAGACCGCCTCGGCGATCGCCGTGGTCATCCACGAGGACACCGCCCTCCCCGAAGTGGCCGCCGAGCTCCTCGCGATGAGCCTCGTCGGCATGGCGCACGTCAGCGCCCGCTACTGGCTCGACCAGGGCTCGGCGATGACCAAGGAAGAGGCCGTCGCGATGGTGAGCATGCTCTCGTGGCGCGGCATCGGCGGCTTCCCGCGGACCGACGAGCCCGAAGCCGACTGA
- a CDS encoding MGMT family protein: protein MSEDDGLDPDAYVEAVLRIAEQVPPGHVVSYGQVAAALGRGGPRQVGRVMATYGAAVPWWRVIRADGTLAEQLRGRAREHYLEEGTPLRSRLDQEVRVDMRAAAYEVHGTVGPL, encoded by the coding sequence GTGAGCGAGGACGACGGGCTGGACCCGGACGCGTACGTCGAGGCCGTCCTGCGGATCGCCGAGCAGGTGCCTCCGGGGCACGTCGTGTCGTACGGCCAGGTGGCCGCCGCACTCGGCCGCGGAGGCCCGCGCCAGGTCGGACGCGTGATGGCGACGTACGGCGCGGCGGTGCCGTGGTGGCGGGTGATCCGAGCCGACGGGACGCTGGCGGAACAGCTGCGCGGCCGGGCCCGTGAGCACTACCTCGAGGAGGGCACGCCGCTGCGCAGCCGGCTCGACCAGGAGGTCCGCGTCGACATGCGCGCCGCGGCGTACGAGGTCCACGGAACTGTCGGCCCGCTCTGA
- a CDS encoding ATP-dependent helicase: MTDHPGPPAYALVPPPSERAPAPSLDAHQQAVVDHAAGPLLVLAGPGTGKTTTLVETVVDRIERHGLRPEQVLVLTFSRKAAEELRHRVSDRLDRSVSTPLATTFHSFCYGLVREFQDPKSYSEPLQLLSASESDSRIRELVVGGLDDRTVAWPARLGPALRTRGFAVELERLMTRTRALGLDPEDLAAAGAETGRGDWAAAAQFFEEYLDVLDAQNLIDYAELVHRAGIVAGDPEHQPALRDRFRFVIVDEYQDTDPAQVAMLRALAGDGRELVVVGDPDQSIYAFRGADVSGILGFSDTFRTTTGAPAPVVSLRRTRRFGPRILAASREVAQRIPLGRLAVEARGFRDPEPSSRAAGDEVWVRRFADPAAEAEHIALMLRRAHLEEGVGWDDMAVLVRSGTAMPRLQRALQAAGVPVEMAGAEVPLRTEPAVAALLGAMRLSVALAEGRDPDPEAVERYLTGPIGDLDAAELRILCQELRRRDAYDDEGERRLPRSSRELLVELVRVPLTVAPLVDGATRRGRAGDVARRAYAAAVLLADAARLIASQTSPEQVLWTIWRGTGWQGRLLAAIEGARGDVHGGAAGAAVGGKDAAAELQVTDADAAAAAHRDLDAVVALFALAARAEESQRRQKVPAFLDEVAHHEVPTDTLAERGQRGAAVRLLTAHRAKGLEWDMVVVAGVQDGTWPDVRHRGSLLAAERLSPGDGASVAPARLGLPATAAELVAEERRLFYVAVTRARTRLVVTAVASPDPDGDQPSAFVADIERHANSASTFPERRPRRGMSLRGVIAELRELAEYGATPAVRDAAARRLGTLAATAVPAVAPAHPDAWWGLREVTRSEQPVRALDKPVQLSGSSLDAISSCSLSWFLTHEAKGETVSSTAQGFGLLVHALAADVVRGGTAADPGALDAALDVVWERLAYAAPWVAQREREEARSAIGRFAQWHAEQEQAARRRPLAAELGFEVRLRVADDDVILRGSMDRVEVDVDGFVHVVDFKTGKYAPTGSDIAEHAQLGVYQLAIQHGVADDLLEPAGDPSAAAAAALDTEADGTEADDAADADAEAAAIARSGGAELVQLRLQDSSRRPTSPKVQPQDPPRDDAPFFAYALLEDAVRTVRSEQWVATPSPKACQFCQFARVCPAKPEGSSVLDAVAPTGFTAEEQAS, translated from the coding sequence ATGACCGACCACCCCGGGCCCCCGGCGTACGCGCTGGTGCCACCCCCGAGCGAGCGCGCCCCCGCACCCTCGCTCGACGCTCACCAGCAGGCCGTGGTCGACCATGCAGCCGGGCCGCTCCTCGTGCTGGCCGGTCCCGGCACGGGCAAGACCACGACGCTCGTCGAGACCGTGGTCGACCGCATCGAGCGCCACGGACTGCGCCCTGAACAGGTGCTCGTCCTCACGTTCAGCCGCAAGGCCGCCGAGGAGCTGCGCCACCGGGTGAGCGACCGGCTCGACCGCTCCGTCTCGACGCCGTTGGCGACCACGTTCCACTCGTTCTGCTACGGGCTCGTGCGGGAGTTCCAGGACCCCAAGAGCTACTCCGAGCCGCTCCAGCTGCTGTCCGCGTCGGAGTCCGACTCGCGCATCCGCGAGCTGGTGGTCGGCGGGCTGGACGACCGTACGGTCGCGTGGCCGGCGCGGCTCGGTCCCGCCCTGCGCACGCGTGGCTTCGCCGTCGAGCTCGAGCGGCTGATGACCCGCACGCGGGCGCTCGGCCTGGACCCTGAGGACCTCGCGGCGGCCGGCGCGGAGACCGGACGCGGTGACTGGGCGGCCGCGGCGCAGTTCTTCGAGGAATACCTCGACGTGCTCGACGCCCAGAACCTCATCGACTACGCCGAGCTCGTGCACCGCGCAGGCATCGTGGCCGGCGACCCGGAGCACCAGCCGGCGCTGCGCGACCGGTTCCGGTTCGTGATCGTCGACGAGTACCAGGACACCGACCCCGCCCAGGTCGCAATGCTGCGGGCCCTCGCCGGTGACGGGCGCGAGCTGGTCGTGGTCGGTGATCCCGACCAGTCGATCTACGCGTTCCGGGGCGCCGACGTCTCCGGCATCCTCGGCTTCTCCGACACCTTCCGTACGACGACGGGGGCACCCGCTCCGGTGGTGTCCCTGCGCCGTACGCGTCGGTTCGGCCCCCGCATCCTGGCGGCGTCGCGCGAGGTCGCTCAGCGCATCCCCCTGGGGCGCCTCGCCGTCGAGGCACGGGGGTTCCGTGACCCGGAGCCGAGCTCACGCGCGGCCGGAGACGAGGTGTGGGTCCGCAGGTTCGCCGACCCGGCCGCGGAGGCCGAGCACATCGCGCTGATGCTGCGCCGCGCGCACCTCGAGGAAGGGGTCGGCTGGGACGACATGGCGGTGCTGGTGCGCTCGGGTACGGCGATGCCGCGGCTGCAGCGTGCGCTGCAGGCCGCGGGGGTGCCGGTCGAGATGGCGGGTGCCGAGGTGCCGTTGCGCACGGAGCCGGCCGTCGCGGCGCTGCTCGGTGCGATGCGACTCTCGGTGGCTCTCGCGGAGGGCCGCGATCCCGACCCGGAGGCGGTCGAGCGCTACCTCACCGGACCGATCGGCGACCTCGACGCTGCCGAGCTGCGGATCCTCTGCCAGGAGCTGCGCCGTCGCGACGCGTACGACGACGAGGGCGAGCGACGACTCCCGCGCAGCTCCCGCGAGCTGCTGGTCGAGCTTGTCCGCGTGCCTCTCACGGTCGCTCCCCTTGTGGACGGCGCGACTCGTCGAGGCCGTGCGGGCGACGTCGCCCGCAGGGCGTACGCGGCTGCGGTTCTACTCGCCGACGCAGCCCGGCTGATCGCGTCGCAGACGTCACCCGAGCAGGTGCTGTGGACGATCTGGCGCGGCACGGGCTGGCAGGGGCGGCTGCTCGCCGCGATCGAGGGTGCTCGAGGTGACGTGCACGGTGGCGCTGCCGGAGCGGCGGTCGGGGGCAAGGATGCTGCCGCGGAGCTCCAGGTCACCGATGCCGACGCCGCCGCGGCCGCCCACCGCGACCTCGACGCGGTCGTCGCGCTGTTCGCCCTCGCCGCCCGGGCCGAGGAGAGCCAGCGCCGCCAGAAGGTCCCGGCCTTCCTCGACGAGGTCGCGCACCACGAGGTCCCGACCGACACCCTCGCCGAGCGCGGGCAGCGGGGTGCGGCCGTTCGTCTGCTCACCGCGCACCGTGCCAAGGGTCTCGAGTGGGACATGGTCGTGGTCGCCGGGGTCCAGGACGGCACCTGGCCCGACGTACGCCACCGCGGTTCGCTGCTGGCTGCCGAGCGGCTCAGCCCCGGTGACGGAGCCTCGGTCGCTCCTGCCCGCCTCGGCCTGCCCGCGACGGCCGCCGAGCTGGTCGCGGAGGAGCGGCGGCTGTTCTACGTCGCCGTGACCCGCGCCCGCACCCGGCTGGTGGTCACCGCGGTGGCGAGCCCCGACCCGGACGGCGACCAGCCGTCGGCGTTCGTCGCCGACATCGAGCGGCACGCGAACAGCGCGTCGACGTTCCCCGAGCGCCGCCCTCGCCGTGGCATGTCGCTGCGCGGAGTGATCGCCGAGCTGCGCGAGCTCGCCGAGTACGGCGCGACGCCCGCTGTGCGCGACGCCGCAGCGCGACGGCTGGGCACTCTCGCGGCCACCGCCGTGCCCGCCGTGGCGCCCGCCCACCCCGACGCGTGGTGGGGTCTGCGCGAGGTCACCCGGTCCGAGCAACCCGTCCGGGCGCTCGACAAGCCGGTTCAGCTCTCCGGCAGCTCGCTCGACGCCATCAGCTCCTGCTCGTTGTCGTGGTTCCTCACCCACGAAGCCAAGGGCGAGACGGTCAGCTCGACCGCCCAGGGCTTCGGCCTGCTCGTCCACGCGCTCGCAGCCGACGTCGTACGCGGCGGGACGGCGGCCGATCCCGGCGCGCTCGACGCGGCGCTCGACGTCGTGTGGGAGCGCCTCGCCTACGCCGCGCCCTGGGTCGCTCAGCGTGAACGCGAGGAGGCCCGGTCGGCGATCGGGCGGTTCGCACAGTGGCACGCCGAGCAGGAGCAGGCCGCACGCCGTCGTCCGCTCGCGGCCGAGCTCGGTTTCGAAGTACGCCTGCGGGTGGCCGACGACGACGTGATCCTCAGGGGTTCGATGGACCGCGTCGAGGTCGACGTCGACGGGTTCGTCCACGTGGTCGACTTCAAGACGGGCAAGTACGCCCCGACGGGGAGCGACATCGCCGAGCACGCCCAGCTCGGCGTCTACCAGCTCGCGATCCAGCACGGCGTGGCCGACGACCTGCTGGAGCCGGCGGGTGACCCGAGCGCGGCAGCGGCAGCGGCGCTGGACACAGAAGCCGACGGCACCGAAGCCGACGACGCCGCCGACGCCGACGCCGAGGCCGCCGCGATCGCCCGCAGCGGCGGTGCCGAGCTCGTCCAGCTGCGTCTCCAGGACTCTTCACGACGCCCCACCTCACCCAAGGTGCAGCCGCAGGACCCGCCTCGCGACGACGCGCCGTTCTTCGCCTACGCCCTGCTCGAGGACGCCGTCCGCACCGTCCGATCGGAGCAGTGGGTCGCGACGCCCAGCCCGAAGGCGTGCCAGTTCTGCCAGTTCGCCCGGGTGTGTCCGGCGAAGCCCGAGGGCTCGTCGGTCCTCGACGCCGTCGCGCCGACCGGGTTCACCGCGGAGGAGCAGGCCTCGTGA
- the moeZ gene encoding adenylyltransferase/sulfurtransferase MoeZ: protein MALAPLVEPADELTVDEVRRYSRHLIIPDVGMSGQKRLKNAKVLVIGAGGLGSPALLYLAAAGVGTLGIIDFDTVDESNLQRQVIHGQSDIGKSKALSAKESVAEINPYVNVVLHEERLDVDNVLQIFADYDLILDGTDNFATRYLVNDAAVILGKPYVWGSIYRFEGQVSVFWAQEGPQYRDLYPEPPPPGMVPSCAEGGVLGVLCASIGSVMVNEAIKLITGIGDPLIGRLLVFDALEMRWTELKIRRDPNGEPPTALLEDYEAFCGVLSDEAADAAADSTISVTTLASMLKEREEGTRDFVLVDVREPNEYEINKIPGSVLIPKGDFLAGSALEQLPQDKQVVLQCKSGARSAEVLAIVKGAGLEDAVHVGGGVVAWVNQIDPSQPSY from the coding sequence GTGGCACTAGCACCCCTCGTCGAGCCCGCCGACGAACTGACCGTCGACGAGGTTCGCCGCTACAGCCGGCACCTGATCATCCCCGACGTCGGGATGTCGGGCCAGAAGCGCCTCAAGAACGCCAAGGTCCTCGTGATCGGCGCGGGCGGTCTCGGCAGCCCGGCCCTGCTCTACCTCGCGGCCGCGGGTGTCGGCACGCTCGGCATCATCGACTTCGACACCGTCGACGAGTCCAACCTCCAGCGTCAGGTCATCCACGGCCAGAGCGACATCGGCAAGTCCAAGGCCCTGTCGGCCAAGGAGTCGGTCGCCGAGATCAACCCGTACGTGAACGTCGTCCTCCACGAGGAGCGCCTCGACGTCGACAACGTGCTGCAGATCTTCGCCGACTACGACCTGATCCTCGACGGCACCGACAACTTCGCGACCCGCTACCTCGTCAACGACGCGGCCGTGATCCTCGGCAAGCCGTACGTGTGGGGCTCGATCTACCGCTTCGAGGGCCAGGTGTCGGTGTTCTGGGCGCAGGAGGGCCCGCAGTACCGCGACCTCTACCCCGAGCCCCCGCCGCCGGGCATGGTCCCGTCGTGCGCCGAGGGCGGCGTGCTCGGCGTGCTGTGCGCGTCGATCGGGTCGGTCATGGTCAACGAGGCCATCAAGCTGATCACCGGCATCGGCGACCCGCTCATCGGCCGCCTGCTCGTCTTCGACGCGCTCGAGATGCGCTGGACCGAGCTCAAGATCCGCCGCGACCCCAACGGCGAGCCGCCGACGGCACTGCTCGAGGACTACGAGGCGTTCTGCGGGGTGCTCTCGGACGAGGCTGCCGACGCCGCCGCCGACTCGACGATCTCCGTCACGACGCTGGCGAGCATGCTCAAGGAGCGCGAGGAGGGCACGCGCGACTTCGTCCTCGTCGACGTGCGCGAGCCCAACGAGTACGAGATCAACAAGATCCCGGGCTCCGTGCTCATCCCCAAGGGCGACTTCCTCGCCGGCAGTGCGCTCGAGCAGCTGCCGCAGGACAAGCAGGTCGTGCTGCAGTGCAAGTCGGGCGCCCGCTCGGCCGAGGTGCTCGCGATCGTCAAGGGTGCGGGCCTCGAGGACGCCGTCCACGTCGGCGGCGGCGTCGTCGCGTGGGTGAACCAGATCGATCCCTCGCAGCCGTCGTACTGA
- a CDS encoding DUF3107 domain-containing protein, with the protein MEVRIGIQHSPRELSLETSDSKDAILGAFKEAGSGDGLLALSDERGRSVVIPVDKINYLEFSGEGGRRVGFGES; encoded by the coding sequence GTGGAGGTACGGATCGGCATCCAGCACAGCCCGCGCGAGCTGTCGCTGGAGACCTCGGACAGCAAGGACGCGATCCTGGGAGCGTTCAAGGAGGCCGGATCCGGTGACGGGCTGCTGGCCCTCTCCGACGAGCGCGGCCGCAGCGTCGTGATCCCGGTGGACAAGATCAACTACCTCGAGTTCTCCGGCGAGGGCGGCCGACGGGTCGGCTTCGGGGAGTCCTAG
- a CDS encoding ferritin-like fold-containing protein, producing MAESTSAPDTPAAFEDPLYRKGVIELLGVIAYGELSAFERLAEDAKLAPTLRDKAELAQMAQAELGHFFGLRDRLETLGVEPYAAMEPFEESFTRFHVQTAPSDWLEGLVKAFVGDGLAADFYREIAAYLDVDTRALVLESLDGTGNSAFVVTRVREAIAADPTIAGRLALWGRRLMGEALSQAQLVAAEHDGLTTVLVGGADRAGGMDLAAIGRMFARMTENHAGRMAELGLDS from the coding sequence ATGGCCGAATCGACGTCCGCTCCTGACACGCCCGCCGCCTTCGAGGATCCGCTCTACCGGAAGGGTGTGATCGAGCTCCTCGGCGTCATCGCGTACGGCGAGCTGTCTGCGTTCGAGCGTCTCGCCGAGGACGCCAAGCTGGCCCCGACGCTGCGCGACAAGGCCGAGCTCGCGCAGATGGCGCAGGCGGAGCTGGGCCACTTCTTCGGCCTGCGCGACCGCCTCGAGACCCTCGGGGTCGAGCCGTACGCGGCGATGGAGCCGTTCGAGGAGTCCTTCACGCGGTTCCACGTCCAGACCGCTCCGTCGGACTGGCTGGAGGGTCTGGTGAAGGCGTTCGTCGGCGACGGGCTGGCGGCCGACTTCTACCGTGAGATCGCGGCGTACCTCGACGTCGACACCCGCGCCCTCGTGCTCGAGAGCCTGGACGGCACGGGCAACTCGGCGTTCGTCGTGACCCGGGTCCGGGAGGCGATCGCGGCAGACCCGACGATCGCGGGGCGCCTCGCGCTGTGGGGGCGTCGCCTGATGGGCGAGGCGCTGAGCCAGGCGCAGCTGGTGGCCGCCGAGCACGACGGGCTCACCACGGTGCTGGTGGGGGGCGCCGACCGGGCGGGCGGGATGGACCTCGCTGCGATCGGGCGGATGTTCGCGCGGATGACGGAGAACCACGCGGGACGGATGGCCGAGCTCGGACTCGATTCCTGA
- a CDS encoding type IV toxin-antitoxin system AbiEi family antitoxin domain-containing protein, producing the protein MHPDDLAALEVLAAARGGYFGRADLRAIGIDPEVLVPLRKASTIRRVRHGAYAFAKTYDSLTPDEQYAVLCLAVADKVGPNAVLCGASSAAVQRLPLVGIDRRWVDVVRLDQLPGRRRAGVDHRVFTVDEADLVVVDGRIVTSQARAIWEAGVKLPPRSSLVLMDHALHRGDVTRAELEATGEAFASWKGSQGPRLALTLADGRAESPGESLTRWMFYAFRLPMPDLQHDVFDDHGMLVGRSDFAWLEHGMLGEFDGKIKYGRGFVPGKSPEDVVADERKRELKMCGTRRGMLRFLWGEVWAPTRATIARTRDDLEWGRRRFL; encoded by the coding sequence ATGCATCCCGACGACCTGGCGGCCTTGGAAGTGCTCGCCGCCGCGCGCGGCGGCTACTTCGGTCGAGCGGATCTACGTGCCATCGGTATCGACCCCGAGGTGCTCGTCCCGCTCCGCAAGGCGAGCACGATCCGGCGCGTCCGCCACGGCGCGTACGCGTTCGCCAAGACGTACGACTCGCTCACGCCTGACGAGCAGTACGCCGTGCTCTGCCTGGCGGTCGCCGACAAGGTCGGACCCAACGCGGTCCTTTGCGGCGCGTCATCCGCGGCGGTCCAACGGCTCCCACTCGTCGGAATCGACCGTAGGTGGGTCGATGTCGTCCGCCTCGACCAGCTCCCCGGCCGCCGACGCGCGGGCGTCGACCACCGCGTGTTCACCGTTGACGAGGCGGATCTCGTCGTGGTCGACGGGCGGATCGTGACGTCTCAGGCGCGGGCGATCTGGGAAGCGGGCGTGAAGCTGCCCCCACGCAGCTCGCTCGTGCTCATGGACCATGCGCTGCACCGCGGAGACGTCACGCGAGCCGAGCTGGAAGCGACCGGCGAGGCGTTCGCTTCGTGGAAGGGCTCGCAGGGCCCGCGCCTCGCGCTGACGCTCGCCGACGGTCGCGCCGAGTCACCGGGCGAGTCGCTGACCCGCTGGATGTTCTACGCGTTCCGGCTCCCGATGCCGGACCTCCAGCACGACGTCTTCGACGACCACGGCATGCTCGTGGGTCGATCGGACTTCGCGTGGCTCGAGCACGGAATGCTCGGTGAGTTCGACGGGAAGATCAAGTACGGCCGCGGCTTCGTTCCCGGGAAGTCGCCGGAGGACGTCGTCGCTGACGAACGCAAACGCGAGTTGAAGATGTGCGGGACGCGCCGAGGGATGCTTCGGTTCCTCTGGGGCGAGGTCTGGGCACCGACACGCGCGACGATCGCGCGGACTCGCGACGACCTCGAGTGGGGACGCCGTCGCTTCCTTTGA
- a CDS encoding DEAD/DEAH box helicase has product MTLPIALMGNDLIGQARTGTGKTLAFAIPLVQRSIAPHDPEFEMLSAPGKPQALIIAPTRELALQVSADVSAASSKRGTRVLTVYGGVPYEPQLEALETGVEIVIGTPGRLLDLAKRRALDLSHVKALVLDEADEMLDLGFLPDVEALISRTPELRQTMLFSATMPGAIVSLARVHMRHPVNIRAESSADSAMVPATAQFVYQAHDLDKPEIVARIMQADDFGRVVVFTRTKRAAQRLADDLAERGFNAAPLHGDMAQVAREKAMARFREGKVDALVATDVAARGIDVADVTHVVNYSCPEDSSTYVHRIGRTGRAGKSGNAITLVDWADVARWKTINRDLDLPFDEPLETYSTSEHFFHDLGIPSDVTGRLVPAAPAAPKAERSRGSERGGDRREGDRREGDRREGDRREGGDRSSRNRNRRRTRGGQPVVEGAEDSSSAPSAETPSTSAAPVEDGAAAAEGAPRRRRRRRRPSGSSGESAASTDSAPAPAE; this is encoded by the coding sequence ATGACGCTCCCCATCGCTCTGATGGGCAACGACCTGATCGGACAAGCCCGTACGGGTACGGGCAAGACGCTGGCCTTCGCCATCCCTCTCGTGCAACGCTCGATCGCGCCGCACGACCCCGAGTTCGAGATGTTGAGCGCACCCGGCAAGCCGCAGGCGCTGATCATCGCGCCGACCCGTGAGCTGGCGCTCCAGGTCTCGGCTGACGTCTCCGCGGCGTCGTCCAAGCGCGGCACGCGAGTCCTCACCGTCTACGGCGGTGTCCCGTACGAGCCGCAGCTCGAGGCGCTCGAGACCGGTGTCGAGATCGTCATCGGTACGCCCGGACGTCTCCTCGACCTGGCCAAGCGCCGGGCGCTCGACCTGTCGCACGTCAAGGCGCTCGTCCTCGACGAGGCCGACGAGATGCTCGACCTCGGGTTCCTCCCCGACGTCGAGGCCCTCATCTCGCGCACGCCCGAGCTGCGTCAGACGATGCTGTTCTCGGCCACGATGCCGGGCGCCATCGTCTCCCTCGCCCGCGTGCACATGCGGCACCCGGTCAACATCCGTGCGGAGTCCAGCGCGGACTCCGCGATGGTGCCGGCGACCGCGCAGTTCGTCTACCAGGCGCACGACCTGGACAAGCCCGAGATCGTCGCCCGCATCATGCAGGCCGACGACTTCGGTCGGGTCGTCGTGTTCACGCGCACCAAGCGCGCGGCGCAGCGTCTCGCCGACGACCTCGCCGAGCGGGGCTTCAACGCCGCGCCGCTGCACGGTGACATGGCGCAGGTCGCCCGCGAGAAGGCGATGGCGCGGTTCCGCGAGGGCAAGGTCGACGCGCTCGTCGCGACCGACGTCGCCGCCCGTGGCATCGACGTCGCCGACGTGACGCACGTCGTCAACTACAGCTGCCCGGAGGACTCGAGCACGTACGTCCACCGGATCGGACGGACGGGGCGTGCCGGCAAGAGCGGCAACGCGATCACGCTGGTCGACTGGGCCGACGTCGCACGGTGGAAGACGATCAACCGCGACCTCGACCTGCCGTTCGACGAGCCGCTGGAGACGTACTCGACCTCGGAGCACTTCTTCCACGACCTCGGCATCCCGAGCGACGTCACCGGCCGTCTCGTGCCGGCTGCGCCCGCCGCGCCGAAGGCCGAGCGTTCGCGCGGCAGCGAGCGTGGAGGCGACCGTCGCGAGGGCGACCGTCGCGAGGGCGACCGTCGCGAGGGCGACCGTCGCGAGGGCGGCGACCGTTCGTCGCGCAACCGCAACCGTCGCCGTACGCGTGGCGGGCAGCCGGTCGTCGAGGGCGCCGAGGACTCCTCGAGCGCTCCGTCGGCCGAGACCCCGTCGACGTCGGCTGCTCCCGTCGAGGACGGGGCTGCCGCTGCCGAAGGCGCGCCGCGTCGTCGCCGTCGCCGCCGTCGTCCGTCGGGTTCGTCCGGCGAGTCGGCCGCGTCGACCGACAGCGCCCCGGCGCCCGCCGAGTAG